The Glycine soja cultivar W05 chromosome 9, ASM419377v2, whole genome shotgun sequence sequence caaaacaaacaattaaCATTTAACGGGAAAAAATTTGGATCACCGTATTAAACAACTGGTCATAATTTGTTAAATTGAAGATTTGAGTTTCACGTGACtgaataatttgtttattagtaatataaataaattttaaattattgttcaatcattaagataaatttattaatttatataacaactattttaaaagtgacagttatcatactttttttatagtgtataaaattaaactcttaaaaaaaaaaaaaagagttgatgTTGATTGATTCTTATGTCGTAATAGACGAATACCTACCCATACTGAACCCGATATTATCATGGATAAGATTGGCATTGCCACGGGAGATATGGGtaataacataattttcttgATGATTgcgtaataaaataattataaacaaaatactaaattactaatatttatttCTCTATATTAAGTTTACTAACAGAGAAAATTAAATTCGGCTTCAGCATCTCTCATCCTCTCTCTACTTCTCAAAGAAAGACGCACGCAGCGTTCTAAAACCCTAATTGGTAAGATTCTTCAACTCCCCATTTCACCCCAATCTATTCACGAAGCCACGAAAATCGTCCCTTTCCATTATAGCTTCGAAATTAGacttcaattttcttttgaatGGCTACTGTTATGGACTTATTCCTTTTTTGATTTATCCCCAATTTTATAGCTGATTGATACCATATTCTTATTTTAGGGTAGAATGATTTAAGCGTTTTGATTTTCGGTTACCCATTTGTCCTGTAATCACCATACGCACTTTATTTTCTGTTGAACGAATTTCTATGCTGTGATTGTTGGTCCCCTTACTCACAAGTTATGTTATGGATTTTGTTTGTCACCAACCTTTTTAGGGTATATGCAAAGAGGGCTTTGTAGCATGTGCTTAAGGTATGTTTTAAACATTGCTTGTTTAATTGTCATGGTGGCATTGTGATGCAAAATGTGTGTGAGCTCATACTGAGAAGGAGCTCATCTGCTAAGTCCATTTGAAGAGGATGTATGGAAGGGCATCATCAGGTCTTGATAGGTTTAAGAAGGCTCAGACCTTGGAACCATTCTCTGTTGCTGTCAACGCTTCTTCCAGAAATGGTGCCCAACCCTCTAGTAAAGTAGTTGGCCATTCATCTGCTTTGCCTCCACAGGCTCAGGCTTCTTCCAACCAATCCCAACAACATGCATTTCAGAAGACTGTAGGAGTGGAGGCAGCCCCGTTGTTGGGGCAGAATCAGCAGGTGACTCAGGTTGGGGGAGGGCAGTCGACGTGGCAGCCGCCGGATTGGGCGATCGAGCCAAGGTCAGGTGTTTTTTACCTGGAGGTTTTGAAGGATGGCCAGGTGCTAGACCGGATTAATCTGGACAGACGAAGGAATATCTTTGGGAGGCAAATCCAGACTTGTGATTTTGTGCTTGATCATCAGTCTGTCTCTCGCCAACATGCTGCTGTTATTCCTCACAAGAATGGGAGGTTAGAACTTTGCTCTCTTAtctttaatattactagattggGATCACTACTTCGTGATATAAATATCAGTATCATTGTCTCAAAACTTAAATATTcatttcaaacaaattaatttctcttaattAGCTATTCCAAAAAATGAAGATAGTTTAGGAGCCACTTCAACCCTTCAAgatattaaactaaatttttttatcgtaAAATTGGGAATGATGATTTGGTGAACCACAAGGgactttgaaatgaaaataaaccaTAATCTTCCTTGATTGAGTGGCAGACACATGGCATGCTTTTGGAGTTCACAGACTAGCTATTCTCTTTTTGGGTGTAAATAAGTCCTATGAAACTTTAAAATCTCTTGCAAATTATGATTCATTGgcattgacaattttttttattacagcaTATATGTAATTGATTTGGGATCTGCACATGGTACATTTGTTGCAAATGAGCGGTTGACCAAGGATTTGCCAGTTGAGCTTGAAGTGGGACAATCATTGCGATTTGCTGCATCAACAAGAGCATACATATTAAGAAAGAATGATGCAGCTCTTTTCCCTCGGCCTCCACCACCTACAGAGATTAATTTCCCACCGCCTCCTGACCCATCTGATGAAGAAGCTGTTGTAGCTTATAATACGCTACTGAATCGTTATGGCATCAACAAGGCTGATTTAGTGTCCAAATCTGGTGAGTCTGGTAGTTTGGTAAGTGGCAAAAATAAAGATTGCCAAACTGAAAGACCATCTAAGAGAATTAGGAAAACAAGAGTTTCCTTCAGGGATCAAGTTGGGGGAGAGTTAGTTGAGGTTGTTGGAATTTCAGATGGTGCAGATGTAGAAACAGAACCTGGTCCAGTTGGTGTTAAAGAAGGAAGTCTAGTCGGTAAATATGAAACTCTTGTACAGATTACTGTAATACCAAAGGGGAAAGAGCAGTCCTCTGTCAAGGAGGCAGATTCATCCCCAAAAGGTGTGACTGATAAACTACAAGAAGTAttgaaaaagatcaaaaccCCAGTCAAAACTGGGATTTATGATGACCTATATGGAGAATCGTTATCTGTCAAAGTTGGATCTTCCTGGGCATATTCACCTGCACTCAGTACTGGTGAACGATCTCCAGATAAGGAGGATGGTGCGGGGAGCGGAAAGTCACCTGTTGAtggagatgatgatgatttgttTGGGTGACTATTCAACTTATGCAGACTGGGTTGTGAGATAAATTTGTAGTAGTTCTGTATGAGTTTAACATCATAGGGAGTTGAAAACATGCAAAATATTATGTTGCATGCTTCTTTTGTCATCTGGAGTTAATTGTTCCAACGAATCCATAATTGATGTTTTCCTCTGCATGCCCCCACCCCCCTTACACTAAAAGACAGCAGGTTCATGGTTAAACGATGTGTTATCCTTGTATGGACCCATTAAATAGCTCATTTAAGTTGTGGTTTGCCACTATTTTGATTTTCTAGTATGCACATACTAACATGTCACCACTAATAAGGATTGACCAGAGTCCCGAAAGCCACATGGTCACGAAGTAGCAAATGTTGATAACGAAGTAGTAGGTGGCACATTAGTTAAGGTTTCTTGAAAACTATTAAATTAAGAGTAAAAGTTTACTAAATTAGCTGTGAGGCTTACATAAATTGCAAGTTTCAACGACTAAATTAATCTGGAGAGTGTACTGTTAACGTTTCTCATCACatattacagttttttttttctttaatcatttttttagatGGGGTATGTGGCTTTGGTGCGACACAAGTTCAGTGTGGTTGGATATGCCTTGTGCAAGCAGATGATGACTTTTCTGATGCAGTGCTTGTTTTCCTTAAGACTATGACTTCCATTATCCCTACCTCCATTTTTCTCCACTTTCTCATGCATTCTATGTTTGGGGCCATCTTGTGTTCTTTTCATAAGTTCATTTTGATGTTCTCACACTTTAGAGTCTCTGTCTTGTTTCAACATCCATTCTTTTTTTAGTTgcatttattaagaaaatctTGCGGTGAAAACAACAGCTGAAATCTATTCCTCTGCTCTTACCTTGTCTCCCTTCATCTCTTCTATCTGTTCGAATAAGTAAAGGTTGCCTTGCCTTCATTTGCTCTTTACTCTTTGCTTTCTTTGTTCCTATGGTGCATTCTGTTTTTCTCTCACTTTTTCTGGTGATGGATCAAGTGAGAGGATTATATTTatgactaaaaatatttatagtgcGTGCGTTGGttaattttgttgatataaTTGTGCTCTAGGCGAAGTGACCAGTTATGTTAATATTTAGGTGTAATgtagggatttttttattttattttagaacttTAAAGATACACTTTTTTAGTTCCTAATGTTAAGTTAGGATATTAAATGATGATGCAACCGTGACATTTACAGTTGATTGACTTGCTCCATCGTCAAATAGTCACATGTAAATTGTGTTTTAGATCTTGATATGTTCAGAGCAAATGATGAGgagtttaaaaacataatttacaaaagaaaaatacatgaTTGTCTTGTCAGATTCTTAATGATGTGAGAAGTTGGTGAG is a genomic window containing:
- the LOC114367831 gene encoding protein phosphatase 1 regulatory inhibitor subunit PPP1R8 homolog, with product MYGRASSGLDRFKKAQTLEPFSVAVNASSRNGAQPSSKVVGHSSALPPQAQASSNQSQQHAFQKTVGVEAAPLLGQNQQVTQVGGGQSTWQPPDWAIEPRSGVFYLEVLKDGQVLDRINLDRRRNIFGRQIQTCDFVLDHQSVSRQHAAVIPHKNGSIYVIDLGSAHGTFVANERLTKDLPVELEVGQSLRFAASTRAYILRKNDAALFPRPPPPTEINFPPPPDPSDEEAVVAYNTLLNRYGINKADLVSKSGESGSLVSGKNKDCQTERPSKRIRKTRVSFRDQVGGELVEVVGISDGADVETEPGPVGVKEGSLVGKYETLVQITVIPKGKEQSSVKEADSSPKGVTDKLQEVLKKIKTPVKTGIYDDLYGESLSVKVGSSWAYSPALSTGERSPDKEDGAGSGKSPVDGDDDDLFG